A DNA window from Chryseobacterium sp. MEBOG06 contains the following coding sequences:
- a CDS encoding alpha/beta hydrolase family protein, whose amino-acid sequence MNLIIEKDIFLENKETKGFLADVFYTENGKRQPLVIFVHGYKGYKNWGAWDLMGRKFAEAGLFFVKFNFSHNGTTVEDPRNFADLEAFGNNNYSKELSDLGVVVDHFIQNPHVDAEKIILIGHSRGGGISIIKTFEDERINGLITLASVDTLDRFPKGDHFENWKRNGVYYALNGRTKQEMPHYYQFYEDYEKDIHRFDVERATEMAKAHMLIIHGTRDEAVDVKQAEHLHILHPNSELFLIENANHTFGAKEPWAEDKLPEDLNTVTEKCIIFIQEKLK is encoded by the coding sequence ATGAATTTGATTATTGAAAAGGATATATTTTTAGAAAATAAAGAAACAAAGGGTTTTCTTGCTGATGTTTTCTATACAGAGAACGGAAAGAGACAACCGCTGGTCATCTTTGTTCATGGATATAAAGGATATAAAAACTGGGGAGCATGGGATCTGATGGGCAGAAAATTTGCTGAAGCAGGGCTTTTTTTTGTTAAATTTAATTTTTCGCATAACGGAACAACGGTAGAAGATCCTCGCAATTTTGCAGATCTTGAGGCTTTCGGAAATAATAATTATTCTAAAGAACTTTCTGACCTTGGTGTTGTCGTTGATCATTTTATTCAGAATCCTCATGTAGATGCAGAAAAAATAATTCTGATCGGACATAGCAGGGGAGGAGGAATCTCTATTATTAAAACTTTTGAAGATGAAAGGATTAATGGTTTGATTACACTGGCCAGTGTGGATACTCTCGATCGTTTCCCAAAAGGAGACCATTTTGAAAACTGGAAAAGAAACGGCGTATATTATGCTTTAAATGGACGTACAAAGCAGGAAATGCCGCATTATTATCAGTTTTATGAAGATTATGAAAAAGATATACATCGTTTTGATGTGGAACGGGCAACAGAGATGGCAAAAGCTCATATGCTTATCATTCATGGGACAAGGGACGAGGCCGTAGATGTGAAGCAGGCAGAACATCTTCATATTCTTCATCCCAATTCGGAACTGTTTCTTATTGAAAACGCCAATCATACTTTTGGGGCAAAAGAGCCGTGGGCAGAAGATAAATTGCCTGAAGATCTTAACACAGTCACGGAAAAATGCATTATATTTATACAAGAAAAATTAAAATAA
- the thiM gene encoding hydroxyethylthiazole kinase — protein MEKILWQQVQLVRQNSPLVHNITNYVVMNNTANALLAAGASPIMAHAKSEIREMINIAHSVVINIGTLDEYGSESMLMAAETADAIYKPWVLDPVGAGATSFRDQILHQLLQYHPTVIRGNASEIIALAKINNTVTKGVDSTAESSEAIDAGKILVSQYNTIVCISGEADIILSPDQTVFIKNGHSLMTKVTGLGCSATALIGAFIGCTEAKVNGVAAAMALLGIAGELAAQESKGPGSLQVNLIDKLYNITEEEFIRHLKIEQK, from the coding sequence ATGGAAAAAATTCTCTGGCAGCAAGTTCAGCTTGTACGACAAAATTCTCCCCTGGTTCACAATATCACCAATTATGTGGTTATGAACAATACAGCCAATGCTCTTTTGGCTGCAGGAGCATCTCCCATCATGGCCCACGCAAAATCTGAAATCAGGGAAATGATCAACATAGCCCATTCGGTGGTTATTAATATTGGAACCCTTGATGAATACGGGTCTGAATCTATGCTTATGGCCGCTGAAACGGCAGACGCCATCTATAAGCCGTGGGTTTTAGATCCTGTAGGAGCCGGAGCAACGTCATTCCGGGATCAGATTTTACATCAGCTTTTACAGTACCACCCAACAGTGATCAGAGGAAATGCTTCTGAAATTATTGCACTGGCTAAGATCAATAATACAGTCACCAAGGGAGTAGACAGTACTGCAGAAAGCAGCGAGGCTATAGATGCCGGTAAAATTCTGGTCAGCCAATACAATACGATTGTCTGTATTTCCGGTGAAGCTGATATTATCCTAAGCCCAGACCAAACTGTTTTTATCAAAAACGGACATTCCCTGATGACCAAAGTGACAGGTCTAGGATGTTCGGCCACCGCTTTGATAGGCGCATTCATAGGATGTACGGAAGCTAAAGTTAATGGGGTTGCTGCGGCAATGGCATTGCTTGGCATCGCTGGAGAACTGGCTGCTCAGGAAAGCAAAGGTCCGGGAAGTCTTCAGGTCAACCTGATCGATAAGCTATATAACATCACTGAGGAAGAATTTATCCGTCATTTGAAAATCGAACAGAAATGA
- the thiE gene encoding thiamine phosphate synthase: MSVHCFPYQLYLVISEADCAGRNFLKVAEQAILGGVDIIQLREKNDSTDLFLQKAKQLLEITDKYGIPLIINDNIEVAEKVSSAGIHVGNSDTAPTYLRQIPLIKDKMIGYSVEHLIQLESEETAVSDYLGISPVFKTNTKTDTITEWGLEGIAKIRQLTEKPLVAIGSVHLKNAKAIIHAGADCLAVVSAICSAENPQKAAYELKNEILK; encoded by the coding sequence ATGAGTGTACATTGTTTCCCTTACCAACTCTACCTCGTTATTTCTGAAGCCGACTGTGCTGGAAGAAATTTTCTAAAAGTGGCAGAACAGGCTATTCTTGGCGGTGTAGATATCATTCAGTTACGAGAAAAAAACGACAGTACTGATTTGTTTCTTCAAAAAGCCAAACAGCTTCTTGAGATCACAGATAAATATGGAATTCCCCTTATCATTAACGATAATATTGAGGTTGCTGAAAAGGTGAGTTCAGCAGGAATTCATGTTGGGAACAGTGATACGGCACCTACTTACCTGAGACAAATTCCTTTGATTAAAGATAAAATGATTGGTTATTCTGTGGAACATCTGATACAACTTGAAAGCGAAGAGACTGCAGTATCTGATTATCTTGGGATAAGTCCTGTATTTAAAACCAATACCAAAACGGATACGATTACGGAATGGGGGCTTGAGGGTATTGCAAAGATCAGACAGCTTACAGAAAAGCCTCTGGTAGCCATAGGCAGCGTTCATCTGAAAAATGCAAAAGCAATCATTCATGCAGGAGCAGATTGCCTTGCCGTAGTTTCGGCAATATGCAGTGCAGAAAATCCTCAGAAAGCAGCGTATGAATTAAAAAATGAAATTTTAAAATGA
- a CDS encoding HipA family kinase, with protein sequence MQNLRTVTVTRYILPLREGGSLPALAEADDDFKYVLKFRGAGHGVKMLISELLGGKITEALGLKIPELVFVNLDADFGRTEADEEIQDLLKFSEGLNLGLHYLSGSITYDPGVSVDPLLASKIVWLDAFITNIDRTFRNTNMLMWNRELWIIDNGASFYFHHSWQNFDAAAKTPFKYVKDHVLLPKAKMLDEANQFAHEVLNDNLFREIVNLIPEDWLHWNDADETPEEIREIYFQFLKTRFKNSQIFVNEAKNARG encoded by the coding sequence ATGCAGAATTTAAGAACTGTAACTGTGACACGTTACATTCTGCCGTTGCGAGAAGGAGGTTCTCTTCCTGCGCTGGCAGAAGCTGATGATGACTTTAAATATGTCTTAAAATTCCGTGGTGCCGGCCATGGGGTAAAAATGCTGATCTCCGAACTTTTAGGCGGAAAAATTACGGAAGCACTGGGGTTGAAAATTCCTGAACTTGTTTTTGTAAATCTTGATGCAGATTTCGGGAGGACGGAAGCTGATGAAGAAATACAGGACCTGCTGAAGTTTTCGGAAGGTCTGAACCTTGGACTGCATTATCTTTCGGGCTCTATCACTTATGATCCGGGAGTAAGCGTTGATCCTCTGTTGGCTTCAAAAATTGTCTGGCTGGATGCTTTCATTACCAATATTGATCGTACGTTCAGGAATACGAATATGCTGATGTGGAATAGAGAACTCTGGATCATCGATAATGGAGCTTCCTTCTACTTCCATCACTCATGGCAGAACTTTGATGCAGCTGCAAAAACACCTTTCAAATACGTAAAGGATCATGTACTGCTTCCAAAAGCCAAGATGCTGGATGAAGCTAATCAATTTGCTCATGAAGTACTGAATGACAACCTTTTCAGGGAAATAGTCAATTTAATCCCTGAAGATTGGCTGCACTGGAATGATGCCGATGAAACACCCGAAGAAATCCGTGAGATCTATTTTCAGTTTTTGAAAACCAGATTCAAAAATTCTCAAATCTTTGTAAACGAAGCCAAAAATGCAAGAGGATAA
- a CDS encoding PKD domain-containing protein: MKKTLFFLFLITFSFAFGQTVKRVFFIGNSYTYVNNLPDLIKDVAASTGDILEHHSQTPGGSTLQDHANNPIVTSVINQGNWDYVVLQEQSQLPSFPDSQVQSQVYPYALQLSNLIKNSNGCGNVMFYMTWGRKNGDATNCPGLPTVCTYEGMDDQIYNRYMEMAATNEGVVSPVGRVWRAIRAQDPSVELYDQDESHPSYIGSMAAAYTFYTVLFKKDPTLVSFNGNLTSAEAQLIKNIVKTEVYNQQNKWLITSNDVHSRFTHQFTGTSTVQFTNKTQNSNTYLWDFGDGTTSVQEHPQHMYTALGNYNVKLTTDACGTNTTKTKLVTVTSLATQESDIEDQVQIYPSPAQNFIMITSKKKFKILSFMDSTGRNISYSQSKTDSGYTIPIHYLTSGVYFLQYKTGEKEFTKKIIKK; this comes from the coding sequence ATGAAAAAAACTCTATTTTTTTTATTTTTAATTACATTTTCTTTTGCATTCGGCCAGACTGTAAAGAGGGTTTTCTTTATTGGAAACAGTTACACTTATGTTAACAATCTTCCCGACCTTATCAAAGATGTTGCTGCATCCACTGGTGACATTCTGGAACATCACAGCCAGACTCCCGGTGGGTCTACACTTCAGGATCATGCTAATAATCCTATTGTAACTTCAGTCATCAACCAGGGAAACTGGGATTATGTAGTACTTCAGGAGCAGAGCCAGCTGCCTTCTTTTCCGGATTCTCAGGTGCAGAGCCAGGTTTATCCATATGCTCTGCAGCTTTCGAACTTAATTAAAAACTCAAATGGCTGTGGAAATGTTATGTTCTATATGACATGGGGACGTAAAAACGGAGATGCTACGAATTGTCCCGGCCTTCCGACCGTCTGCACTTACGAAGGAATGGATGATCAAATCTACAACCGCTATATGGAAATGGCAGCCACCAACGAAGGTGTAGTGTCTCCTGTAGGAAGAGTATGGAGAGCCATCAGAGCACAAGATCCATCTGTAGAGCTTTATGATCAGGACGAATCCCATCCCAGCTATATAGGTTCTATGGCAGCTGCTTATACATTTTATACGGTCTTGTTTAAAAAAGACCCTACCCTGGTTTCCTTTAACGGTAATCTTACTTCCGCAGAGGCACAGTTGATAAAAAATATTGTAAAAACGGAAGTTTACAACCAACAAAATAAATGGCTTATAACGTCCAATGATGTCCACAGTAGATTTACCCATCAGTTTACAGGAACCTCCACTGTTCAGTTTACTAATAAAACCCAAAATTCCAATACTTATCTATGGGATTTCGGAGATGGTACGACTTCCGTTCAGGAACATCCCCAGCATATGTATACTGCCTTAGGAAATTATAATGTAAAGCTGACGACAGATGCCTGCGGAACCAATACCACCAAAACAAAGCTGGTAACGGTAACCAGCCTTGCCACACAAGAATCCGATATCGAAGATCAGGTTCAGATTTACCCTAGTCCTGCACAGAATTTTATTATGATCACTTCTAAAAAGAAGTTTAAAATCCTGTCATTTATGGATAGTACCGGAAGAAATATTAGTTACAGCCAGAGCAAAACAGATTCCGGCTACACAATTCCGATACATTATCTTACAAGCGGAGTGTACTTTCTACAGTATAAAACCGGAGAAAAAGAATTCACTAAAAAGATTATAAAAAAATAA
- a CDS encoding DUF3037 domain-containing protein yields the protein MQEDKIYEYAVVRLVPKVEREEFFNIGLVMFSKKEKFIKAEFYLCPDKFKLMHSKLNYEDIIQNLESFYKIASGDKDGGPIALLDIPERFRWLTAVRSAVVQTSRPHPGKSKDLNTTFGKLFEELVK from the coding sequence ATGCAAGAGGATAAAATATATGAATACGCGGTAGTACGCTTGGTACCCAAAGTTGAAAGAGAGGAATTTTTCAATATCGGACTGGTAATGTTTTCCAAAAAGGAAAAATTCATCAAGGCAGAGTTTTATTTATGTCCTGATAAATTCAAACTGATGCACAGTAAACTGAACTATGAAGATATCATTCAGAATCTGGAAAGCTTTTATAAGATTGCCAGCGGTGATAAAGACGGCGGTCCTATTGCCCTTCTGGACATTCCGGAGCGTTTCAGATGGCTGACAGCCGTAAGAAGTGCCGTTGTACAGACTTCAAGACCTCATCCCGGAAAATCAAAAGATCTGAACACTACTTTTGGTAAGCTTTTTGAGGAGTTAGTAAAATAA
- a CDS encoding alpha/beta hydrolase — translation MNLYINNISNYRFSKNLFFVLFLSISSLLFSQNFSQTTVKAPAVKSTLLPEISNFSEDITYKTNKKGAPIKLDLYTPKNVSAEKLPVMIYVHGGGWIEGSKVINSGNYVEATIAKLMAKKYAVISINYTLLNDSIHFPLPLEDTKDAIRWVRKNAEKYNFDINNIGLFGASAGAHLSLMAAYTPDNTYIGSPELASYSSKVNYVIDHYGPADLNKLFHTRLGTIPVSMIGLISKKIVTLQQNLVKGLSGYDIKKDQDRAIDYFKTISPVYFVSDAVPTLIVQGNNDKIVPLNQSKKLYRKLKRAKVQTSLIIVDKGVHGFGTTDKAYLDKLTDQMVDFILAQKK, via the coding sequence ATGAATTTATACATCAACAACATATCAAACTACAGGTTTTCCAAAAACCTGTTTTTTGTTTTATTTTTAAGCATTTCTAGTTTATTATTTTCACAAAATTTTTCACAAACAACCGTTAAAGCCCCTGCTGTAAAAAGTACATTACTTCCTGAAATTTCCAACTTTTCTGAAGATATCACTTATAAAACCAATAAAAAGGGTGCCCCCATTAAGCTGGATCTTTATACTCCTAAAAATGTCTCAGCAGAAAAGCTTCCGGTAATGATCTATGTTCATGGCGGTGGCTGGATAGAAGGAAGCAAAGTCATCAATTCTGGTAACTATGTGGAAGCTACTATTGCCAAACTAATGGCGAAAAAATATGCTGTCATCAGCATCAATTATACTCTTCTGAATGACAGCATTCACTTTCCTCTTCCTCTGGAAGATACCAAAGACGCAATAAGATGGGTAAGAAAAAATGCGGAAAAATATAATTTTGACATCAATAATATAGGACTTTTTGGAGCTTCGGCAGGCGCTCACCTTTCATTAATGGCAGCCTATACTCCTGATAACACTTATATTGGAAGTCCTGAACTTGCTTCTTATTCTTCAAAAGTAAATTATGTTATTGATCATTATGGGCCTGCTGATCTCAACAAGCTTTTCCATACCAGATTGGGTACGATTCCTGTTTCTATGATTGGGCTAATTTCAAAAAAAATTGTCACTCTGCAGCAAAATCTGGTCAAAGGACTTTCTGGATATGACATCAAAAAAGATCAGGACAGGGCAATAGATTATTTCAAAACCATATCTCCTGTTTATTTTGTTTCAGATGCCGTTCCTACTTTAATTGTTCAGGGAAATAACGACAAAATAGTTCCATTAAATCAATCAAAAAAATTATACCGAAAATTAAAAAGAGCTAAGGTTCAGACTTCTTTAATCATTGTAGATAAAGGAGTACATGGATTTGGTACTACTGATAAAGCTTACCTGGATAAGCTGACAGATCAGATGGTGGATTTCATTCTCGCACAGAAGAAATAG